The segment AGGCTTAGGGGATTTAATCTTTTCACCGTTGTTTAAAGTGGCAAAATCAATGATACCTAAATCAATCCCAATGGAATTATTATTAGGAGCTAACGGACTAGAATTAACATCACAAACAAAGCTTAAAAAGTATCTATTAGCACTGTCTTTAATGACAGTAACAGATGATGGTTTAGATGGTAATTCTCTAGACCAAACTATTTTTAACTTACCTATTTTAGCTAAGTAAACATTCTGCTGATTAATCTTAAATCCGTTATCCGTAAATCTTGCTGATTGTCTAAATTTACGGCTTTTAAACTTTGGAGATTTAACTTTTTTACCTTTCCGTTTTCCTTGGCAAGACTTGAAAAAGTTAGAATAGGCTACTTCTAAATCCCTTAAGCTTTGCTGCAAAGGAATGGCAGAAACCTCTCCTAACCATATTTTCTCCTCAGTCTTTTTAAGCTGTGTTAATCGACTAGAAAGTTGCGTATTATTCGGCTTTTTTCTTCCCTCCCTATATTCTTGCTGGCAATGAGCTAAAGCATCATTCCATACGACTCTTGTACAGCCAAACAGTTTAGCTAGGGCTGTTTTTTGTGAGGTTGTCGGATAGATTCGGAACTTTAATCTTTGCTTCATGCTATGATTATACAGGATATTTCTGTATTTGTGTATGAAAGTAAGATTAGATTTCCAAATAGAAGATGTTGAAAAACAACACCTTGATGAGTATTGTCGAAAAACAGGTAGGACAAAAACTGACGTACTGAGGGAATTGATTAGAAATCTGGTCATCCCAAAACATTCCTGAAAAGTTGTGCTTCGCGGTTAATTTATTGGTCGGGGTTTCATCCCACCGCTAACATCTGTGTAACGGGGGTCTTCACCCCGACATTAGAGATAATACCTCTGAACAATTTATTTTGGGTGAGGAAGCGGTATGCCTCAAGGCAAAGTTAAATCTTTCATAACCATTGCTATTATTGCCTTATTAGGCGTGATTATTATATCCCAATTTTTGGAAGGTATTTTATCTTTGTTAGTGTTTTTGGGTATTCCTTTAGGAATTTGGTTGACGGTTTCTTATAATAAGTTGCAAGGGATGTCACAGAGAATTAAGGAAGCCCATTCTAATATTATGGTTTCGATGAAAAAGCGGGTAGATTTAGCTAATAAATTAATTGATATTACGTCTAGTTATGGTGATCATGAAAAGCTAACTCATATTACTATTGCTCAGCAGGAATCTGTTCAATCTGCTATGGATACTTCTCAACAGGTTGATGGGGCGTTAAATCGGATTATTTCTTTAGCTAGAGCTTATCCAGAATTACAGGCAAATCAAACGTATCAAATGTTAATGCAACAACTCGAAAATATTGAGGTTGACTTACAACTGAAGCGAGAGTTTTATAATGCGTCAGTCCGTGAATACAATATCGGTTGTACTTCTATTCCTATTGTTTTTATTGCAGGACAATTAGGCTTTAAAACGGCTCCCTATTTTGATATTGACAATGCGGATACTTTAGAGAATTTAAAGGACTTTCAAACTGATGACGGCAAAGTACTTACAACCCTATTTTCTCAATTGGGGCAAAAAGTAGTAGATAGTTCAAAAAATATGAGTACACAA is part of the Rippkaea orientalis PCC 8801 genome and harbors:
- a CDS encoding RNA-guided endonuclease InsQ/TnpB family protein encodes the protein MKQRLKFRIYPTTSQKTALAKLFGCTRVVWNDALAHCQQEYREGRKKPNNTQLSSRLTQLKKTEEKIWLGEVSAIPLQQSLRDLEVAYSNFFKSCQGKRKGKKVKSPKFKSRKFRQSARFTDNGFKINQQNVYLAKIGKLKIVWSRELPSKPSSVTVIKDSANRYFLSFVCDVNSSPLAPNNNSIGIDLGIIDFATLNNGEKIKSPKPLKHNLKRLRRLQKNLSRKQKGSKRHEVARLKVAKLHAKITDIRTDFLHQLSTKLIRENQTIALEDLNVSGMVKNRKLSRAISDLGWRSFRTMLETKGEIYGRDVRIINRWEATSQTCSSCGFKGGKKELNIREWTCLNCGAVHDRDVNAATNILKVAGGHPETKNGRGEKIRLSNKKAHLSEASTTPQYKQLSLF
- a CDS encoding LemA family protein, whose protein sequence is MPQGKVKSFITIAIIALLGVIIISQFLEGILSLLVFLGIPLGIWLTVSYNKLQGMSQRIKEAHSNIMVSMKKRVDLANKLIDITSSYGDHEKLTHITIAQQESVQSAMDTSQQVDGALNRIISLARAYPELQANQTYQMLMQQLENIEVDLQLKREFYNASVREYNIGCTSIPIVFIAGQLGFKTAPYFDIDNADTLENLKDFQTDDGKVLTTLFSQLGQKVVDSSKNMSTQFNQSMLNSSDRSSNDPNH